GCACTATCTGCATAAGAAAAGCTGGCTTACTGTGTCTCCCTGAAAGGCTGTCTCTGTCGTACCTCTTATGGTTCCAACTCACCATATTCTCTATCCAGCTTAAGATTTGGACATGGTGAAAAGGCTGGTGATCGGATAAGTAATGGTGATGGCAAGGACCTACTTTATCTTAGTAGTTAAAGTTGGGGTGCTTCGTGTCCACGAAACTTGCTTGATGCTGCTGATAGATGAGGACAGTAACATAATGTTGGAGCATTGCTAAAGGTGTCAGTGATATCGATGAGGGTTTTGTTGGGTGAGAGAGAGGagaatttaaaaaatcaaaaaaatataaaaagatcaaaatatataaaatgtcGATGTAAAATTTAACTTAATTTTATAACTTTCATCTATATTTaagaagaaaattaaaatttttatcatgtAAGATCGATTACAATACTAATCCTCCGATATACTCTCttatataaatttcaaaaatctaaaaatatccaaagtattttttatattttatttttcaatcatcaaaatctagaTATACATacgatatttataaaataatcaagCCATAATTGTTAAGATttacttgagaatttttttataaaattatttatacgaTTGAGATatcgattttaaatttttttaaatatttatcagtCCGAGCAAATTTAAATCACATATAGGGATGTGGTTGAGCCTCTTTCTGGGACTTGGCATCCTATATTGGTTTTGACAAGACTATTACTAATAACAATGATAACAACAAATTGTGTTAAAATGAACTCTATGGCACTAATTTTAAGATAAATGCAGCTAGTATTTTATCGTACAATCGTAAACTTTATTTTTTAGATTTCATATATTTGTTATTGTGTTGTGTATTCCACGTCAAGCTCGAAGGACTCAAGAAGTCGTACGGAGTAATCAtgcaaacattaaaaaaaaatgaatattgtCATCTTCTAACACCATAGTATAAGtttgatatttttaagatgaaagaTTTGGATATAAGCTCGCGAGAAATTTATTCACTTTGGATAATCGGTATATTCATCATTGTTTTACCTTTTCGAAGCTTGTgaactttaaaaaaatttctatgagagtaagagagatctAATGGACTTATGAGCCTTTAGTTTTCTTATTCCTTAACCAGTGTGAGACTAAATAATCTTATCAGTGCTCCCCTTTTCGCTCCGGGAACCAAGAGCTCATGGTCATCCATCTAATGCCAAAAAAATTTTACAGTTTTATGCCATGACCGAAGGGTCAATACAACTTGGCCTCATCCAAATGTACAAAGTCGTCCACATGCGTCTTCGGGAAAAAGGAAGTCGAGAAGGTGAGGTCACCCATGGATCAGGTCTCCAGCTTCTTTATGTTGACTTTAGGATTGTCCCTTAGAGTGACTCGATCGACCTCATCTCTTAAGGGTTCTTGCAAAACAGATCAATGTCAAGAAGGAGATTCTTGACTCGACCCCTTCGATAGTTAAGTTAGCAAGTGGTTTATAGTGTAAAAGTTCAACTCCCTCGTTTTGGGTTGGGGTTCGGAATATATACATACGGAGGTGGTTGGAAGTACGTGGGTTGTTAATGCCTGCCATCATTCTCATTTGGCACGATCAAATGAGTTGGCGACCTGTATTCTCCTAACTGCACAGGTCGACTCGTCCTAAGCTTCATTGTGCGATGTCGACCCATACGATTCAAGACAACACTGAGTCAATCACACGTGATTTGCTTCATTCCTTATGGGACATATGTTGGGTCATCCCACATCAGATCCTCAATGGCTACCAATTATCGCTCCATGATTAGCTCGTGTCGTTTCCACTAAGATTACGACCACAACATTAAGGAGTGTTGGGATTTAAAGTATTAGATCGAAGGACTTACTCAGAGGCGGCACCTAGGGCGATAACTCTATAAGCCCCGGGAGCCCTCCCCGTGCCCTCATGGTCCCATCGAGAAGTAGATAGATGTAATTGTTATGGAGCCATCCTCGGGGGGAGACACCACATTTGAGCGAAAAGCTTATGCCCAAGCCACGATGGAGCATGTGCTAGAGTCATGTACCTTGGAAGAAAGAAAAAGGCTCACGACGACGAAGATGTGCTAGAGTTATACATTACATGAGGAAGAAGGCCCGCTATGGTGGAGCATGTGCATGAATCGTGTGAtcgggaaaaagaaaaagactcaCCATAGCAGAGAATGTGCTAGAGTCATACAtttcaagaggaagaagaaggcctACCATGACGAAGCATGTGCCCAAGTCGTGTACCTCGGGAGAAAGAAAAAGGCTCACCACGGCAGAGCATGTGCTTGAGTCAAACAttctaaaaggaaaaagaaggccCATTACGACGGAGCATGTGCCTGAGTCGCATAATTGAAAAAAAGAAGGCTCACCATGCTGGTGCATGTGCCGGAGTCATACATttcaagagaaagaagaaggcCTACCATGATGGAGCATATTCCTAAGTCACATATCTCAGGAGAAAGAAGAAGACCCACTATGGTGGAGCATTTGCCCAAGTCATGTACCTCGAGAGAAAAAAGAAGGCCTGCCATGATAGAATATGTGCTTGAGTCGACACATtacgggaggaagaagaaggcctATCATGGCAGAGCATGTGCTTGAGTCATGTAtctcaagaaaaagaagaatgtCGATCACGACGGAGAATGTGCCTAAGTTGTGTACCTCAGGAGAAAGAAGAAAGCTCACCACGATAGAGTATGTGCTCAAGTCATATATCTTGGGAAAAATAAAAAGGCCCTCGACGATAGAGCTAGCAAAAGATGTGCTTGAGTCATGTAGCTCGAAAAAAGAAGAATGCTCATCACAACGAGAGGCTAGAAAAAATTATGCCCATGAAATATGGATCGGAAAAAGAAGTCTCACCACGACAAAGCCAAAAGAGGACACCTCGAGATGCGTAGGTCAGGAAAAGATAGCCCAAGAAAGCCATGTAAGGAAGTTGGAGTTCGAAATGCAAGGGCCACGAGCGATGGACTCACATATACAAATATGGGGCACTACCCAATGGGGCCTGACCCGAGCCATTCGCCTCGAAGGGCATCACATGGGCAACTGAGAAGCAAGGTCCCCGACTAATGAAAATGCTTGATGACATACCTCGGGCCCCTCTACGAGGCCCCTCAAGTACACATTTAGGCGGGGACGAATGATAGTGGATACTCCTGCACTAGCCACGAAGCGATAGTTGGTAGCCATCGAGGATTTGACGTGGGATGACCCGACATGTGTCCCGTAGGGAATAAAGTAGATAACGCACGACCGACCCAACACCATTTGGAACCGTATGGGTCGATGCTGCACAAGCAGGTCACCCGCTCGTTCGACCACGTCGAATGAGAATGACAGCGGGCATTAATGGCCCACATACTTCCAAGTCGTCTCTGTAAGTATAAATTATGAACCTTAGCTCAAAACGAGAGGTCAAACTTTTACACCATAAATAACTTGCTAAGTTAACCATTTGAGAGGTTGAGTCGAAAATCTCCCTCCCGATGTCGATCTGTCTCGCAGAAACCCTTCAGAGATGAGGTCGATCGAGTCGCTCCACGAGACAGTCCCAAGGCTCGATTGACGGTCGACCTCACCTTCTTAGCCTCCTTTTTTTCCGAAGATCCACATGAACGACCTTGCACATTCGAATGAGGCCAAGTCATACTGACCCTTCAGCCACAACATAGAATTGTACAACAACATCCTAACTTGTATAGAAGAGTCATGGTGTGAAGATAATGGTGCCATCCCCTCTCTCATATTGACATGTGATTATCATCACAATTTATCgaaaatcataaaatttatttatcattATATAAAATTGGTATCGTTGCACCAAATCgacttcattgatgattattatgtCAGATTAGTTATGACGATGATCGTTGTGCTAGATCAACCACGTCAACGAATATTTCATAAGTACATCGGTGTCACTTCGAGAGCTTAGGAGTTCCATCTCAGCGCATCATTTTCGTATCGATCATTTTCTTTCAATTCGGCTCCTCGATATCTCGATCGAATCGCGCTTTCGTGTCAGGCTCGAACTTGATAGTGGCATTCATAACTTGACTATGCAATCGACTTTGAAGATATCATAACTCAAATTCCTCCAACGTCACCCCCTTCGGAAGGAGGGAATCAGAACTCGATCCTTTTGCATCCCGACAATGAATTGGACCTGCCAATCTGGTAACGCATGTAGATAAGCTGCAATCGGTTACTCCAATCAAGAGAAGCTTCTGCAAGGCCTGTATCGATGGGAGCGATTTAGTATCCGAGCACCGGTTTACCAACCTCATGttttacccactttgtgagaccaaTCGGGCCTTCTAATTATACCCGGGTCCAGCGGTCCAAAGCGCGTGCGAACGTCACTCGTACATCCCTCGCGTGCGGCTTAGCCCTCCCCCGTTCCCCCGGCGCGGCTCGGCCACCCATTCTAAATCGTTGCAGATATCCGGTGGAGGCTCTTCAGGAAGGTGGAAGAGGAAAAAGGAGAAGATGCTGACGGCGATGGACTCTGCCCTAGCGATCGGTTTGCGGCCCCGCGGCGGCGCGTGTCCCTCGCCTCTCCCGCCGCGGTCTCTGCTGTCGCTCGTGGTGGGGGCCTGTCGCCGGTGTTCTTGGCGGGGCAAGCGGAGGCTCTTCGGTCGAGGGTTTCGGGATCTTGAGCGCTCCCGGTACTTCTCGGCCGCTCCTTCCCGGTCTCCTCAGTTTGTATCTTCTTTTTCTTGTAATCCGTCGTCTTGGGAATGCTCGCCAGGACCAACATGGATGGCTGCTTTGGATCGTGCCCGAGTCATCCTCTTTCTGCTAGGGTTCGTGCCGCGCAAGGGGATGCGGATTCGCCGACGAGCAACTCCAGACGGCGGTACCACCCTTCCGAGGAAATCGAAGAGCTGGTTCCTCCCGTTGACGGCGAAGAGAGGCGCCTCACGGATGCCGAAACTGCAAGAACCATAGTTGAGGTAGCAACCGCACAACATTTAACCGAATAAGAGAGTATACGAGAATGTCCGTGTGTCAAATAAGATGGATCCTCGTTTTAGAAGAAGATAACCTGTACGCTATTCTTTGGTCATATACATTTGGTTGATTAACCATTCAGGCTCATTTCGGCCTTCATCGGCTGATCCTACATCCAAGAGAAGCTATCTTCTCTATTTCACTCGGGGCTCGTTAGATCTGTAAAGCATGCATCTGGATTTTGTTTTTGGTTTCTGCATGTGGGTTCATTATAGGTTCTTAGATGTAGTTTGGTATTCCATTCGGCTACCTTAACAACTTACATGATTGTACATTCTATACAAAGTTCAACCATTAGAGGCTCTCTAGCTGCTTGATAAATCTGCACACCTATCTAACAGTTGACTTCCAGGGTTTTAGGTGGCACAACCAGGTTAGCTTATGGGATGCATTAGAGCGACCAACCCAAATAGTTCTTATTTCTCTTTGTTTATATGAAATGTCTTCTTTGGTCGTGTGTCCATTAGTCTttgattttcttctttctttttctttgcactATATATATTCAATCTTTCGTTATTTGCTATACACTTATGCTACCTCATAACTATTGCAAACTTAGCTTTGCAAGCTGTATCATAACTCTGTTTTTGAATTCAGTTACTTCTCTGTTGTATGTGGCTAGATATGGACGCCTTGCTTTAGCTTTAGTTAGGTTGTTTATTAGTCGATTGAGACATCTGAATAAGGACTGAGTTTGGGGCCAGTAAATCTTTTATCAGTAAGTTCAGATTGAAACGTACGAGGTCCTCAGTCAACATATATATGTTCAATCTCCTTCACATTAGTGCTACTTTAGTCTTTTAGACCAGCCGGTGCCAACAAACTGTTGGGGAGTACCAAtgtctaattattattttctcaAGTAGATATCTAAATGCGGAGCGCTACTTCGTACTTTACATACCTTTATTGCTTTGTGTAAAGCATCCTAACGTTTATACTACACTATTTTGTATTCTTTCCAAGGTTCGGAAATTCCAGTGAAGCTACGTTTTAGTTGGATAATTATCTTAAAATTGGATTCCTATGCTGAAGTCACTCAAATCCTAATATGAACCTAACTGAAGTTAATGCTATGTATTCTTACATGATATTTCTCTAGGATATGTCTAATGATGGTAGTAAGTTTAAAAATCCGTTCATGCTGTGGTGCTCGTGCCATGCACAGGTGAATAGCAAAGCAACTGTCATTTTCACGGGATTTATTGATGAAGAAGTCGATGAAAATATTATTTGGCCTTATGTACCATATTTAACTGATGAATATGGAGGTACACTTATATATTTGTATTCCTTTTTATGTCTTGATATTTATTCTTGGGGGCGGTGTCTTTTTTaatcttcttctaccactctcatGAAGTTTCTGTTGCACAATTTGGACAGATATCTATTTTGAGGTGAATAATGAGAAAGAAATTCTGCAAACTCTGATTTCGGACGATAAATTAGTGGTACTCCAATTTTAATTTCTAATTTGGTACTGTTGCCCTTCTTTTACATTATTTAGTTTTAGATTTGAAACTTGCAATGCTTCAGCTAATATTGATCTTCAGTGCAGCaagttataattgggttggacAATATAGAAATGCTATCAGAGATGGAAGTGCTAGGGCCCAGTGATCTTGATATTGAAGTAGAAGAAATCTCAAGTGATGTAGGTGATGTTAATGATGGATATGAAGAGGTGCGGAGACAAGATAACATGCTTTGTTTTGGCTTTTATGCTGTTTTGATAACAAAATGAGGTAGATGCCATTATCATCACTTCTTTGCAGGATGCAGTGGCCATCATCGAAGATGAATTAGATGAACTTCTCTCTTCTGATAATGTAAGTGATTGGACAAATTTGGAAACAATGCAGTCTTGTCATCCAATGTATTTTGCTAAGAAAATGGAAGAGGTATGCAGTAAATGCTTATTTCcttaattaacatgataactttTTACTTCAAAGTTTTTTCTACTTCActgaaatatttatttcatatgCATGTGCAAGTTGTCCTGAGCTGCAAGATATTCATGGTTCTGTCTTTTGCTCAGTCTGTATCGAATGTTGATTTGGACTGGATGGATCAACCTCCTGCTAGCATTGTCATCCAAGGTCAACTGAGACCTGCCTTCGCTGAAGAGAGCATAAATATCAAGAAGCTTCCATATAGTGGTATACAAAAGATATGCaacctttttttttcaaaaaaattatgatataagGGCATTTCTTAATTTTAATTTCATGTACCTAGTTTCTCTAATGATTGACTTTTATTGTCATCGTGTAGGAGAATTAGATAAGGATCAAAGTCTACATAACGGAGCTTCATTCTACAAATTGGAGATGATTAATATTCAGATAGTTTCTTCGTATGGGAATCAGGCATGTTTTCTTTCAATAACCTAAAAAAACTAATGTTCTAATAGACCAAAACAAATTGCCCAACCAACACAACCTGTCATTAAAATAAATGGTGTGAGCAACAAGCTGGCGGAAGCTCACAACACACTTTGCAATAGAGATTGAGAAAGATAGAGAGATGAGAGAGAGGGATTGTTTAATCAGTGCTAAccctaaaaagaaaaaacatgctGGCCCATCCTAATAGGACGATTTATGTTCTCATGCATGTCCAAACTGGCAAATATCGTCCAATATATACCAGTATGAGCCAAATGTCAATCCTTGGTCAAATGTTCACATTTTGTTTccattttttaattcttattgaATTTATTCTCATTCTGTTGCTTTACAGTTTGAAGTTAAGATTCAAGATTTTCGAGAAGCTCGACCAGATGTTCTTGCACATTCTGCTACCAATATCATATCTCATCTTAAATCTGGTGGGGAAAAGGTCTCACAAGCCCTTAAAATGCTGTGTATGAGGCAAAAGGGTATTCATGTAGAGGTAATGTGGTAGTCCATTTGCCTTCCCTTTATTACAACTGCATCAGCAAGGCCCTTTTCTTTATTACAACTGCATCAGCAATGCCTCCAAAGCTCTATCCAATGGAGTCTAAGACTTCTAAGTTGACAAAGAAAAGTGTCGTTGAATCTTTATTAGACCAACCAACACAATTGAGTCCTATTTGGACTCTAATAGAAGTTGGCAATCCTCAGCTGCTGGAATCCGTTTAACCAGCAGAAAAACCAGAAAAGGGCTTTGAACTGGAGCAAAAAGGAAAGGATGATTACGTGGTTAAGGATATTTAGCTTTTCGATTAGTTTAGTGTATAGTTTTAAGTTTAGGCAATAGAATCAAGGCATGGTCATCTTTCTTAAAAATTTGCACTTTCCTTGATTTGCTCTCTTTAGTAGACTTCTCCTTTTATTATCTTTGGATAATTGGCCTAAAGGTACTTAGATTTGTTGCTTGGTTAAGTTTTTATATGCTGCAAAATCATAGTATATCAAGATAGAAGTTTGTTATCAAATGAGACAAGCCATATGTGAATCACTTGATTTGTTGCTGTTATCAAATTGTAAGCCTGGATATAGCCTTGTCAATTATGGCTCTATGTCTCTACTTGTTGACTGAAATATCTCAATAAGCATGTTCTTTCTACAACTTAGAAGCATGCTTGAAATATTTTATGTGGATTCATAGTACGAACATGTTCAAGTTTTAGAAGTTATGACCCTCTTAACTCTGAAAAGCATACCCAGGTTTCATATCGATACAATGTTGTGCTGATGCAGGAATGTTAATTTCAATTATAAAGTGAAGGCCCAACTATGGAATCAGTGCAAAGATTAAATCTATTATTTTGATTATGTCCTTAAAAggcataattttattattacgAAGAATATAAAAGTTGCTTAATTTTCTATTATATACTGGTCCCAGTGTTCTGTTGCCGAATTGCTAATCCGCTGTACCTTAAGCCATTTGGTATAGTCAGATACCTGCTTATCATTATCTGCTGAAATACCACTTAATCCCATAGAACATCCTGAACAACTCTAGAATACGAATGCACATGTACTTCTTACCTTAAGTTAAATGAGCAGTAGTTATTATTGCTTAACATCAATGAGTGACAAATTTCAAAATTCTTATTTATTTCTGGATCGATGTTAATCTATTATGTGTTTCATACTGCTTATTTTAAGTTAAATGAACAGTGATTATTATTGCTTAACATCAATGGTTGACACATTCTGTAATTGTTATCCATTTCTGGAATTATCATTTAACTGACATTAATCTATTATGGGTTTTGTTAATTTATGAAATTTGATGCTCCATATTGTATGCTacattcaaatgtcatggttgaaTTTTTTTTCTGGACTTGTACTTTTGTTATAGGCGACTTATCTCATGTGGAACCTCAGCTTTCCTGACTGCAGATAGTCTATACACTATATAGGGGTTGTAATGTTGAGTTAATGTACTTGTATTGATTCCATGGCATTAAGATTGTTatgaaatatattgatttagCCACAGGTAGAGACCTAATACATTTTGTACTTCTGTAGTTCAGGAGGCTGTTGTCATTGGTGTTGACAGTCTTGGTTTCGACTTGAGAGTTTGTTCAGGAAGGCAAGTCCAAactctaagattttcttttgctaCACAAGTAAGTCTATACTCAACTTGAGTATGTTTTTGCTTATTTAACACTCTTTTAAATACTTAAGTATACAAAACTACTGCATGACGATGGACTTGTGATTGTTCTGATTCCTCTGGTGGGCGTTGGTCACTTTTAAGAAAGAGTGAGTGTGATATATCTCTGTGAATACTACAGCTGTGGTCTGTAGTGTAAAACTTAGTTTGCAGGGTAAACTGTATATTCATATTTGAAAGTTATGCACGTTACATCATTTAACAGAATTTTGGAGTGTCTCAATTTGAAAGGGATGTGGATTCATTAATGAGATTTTGTCATATTAAGGTAACGAGTGTTAGCATGTTAATGACACTTTAGGAGGGTTAAATTAGTGCTATAGCAAATTTTAACCGACTTTAAAACTTGATGAGAAAAACACTTATTAGAAACATGACTAAACAAATATTAAATGCAAGTAAGAGTTACGAGTAAAGTGAATGATAATAAATAAGCAATC
The window above is part of the Musa acuminata AAA Group cultivar baxijiao chromosome BXJ2-6, Cavendish_Baxijiao_AAA, whole genome shotgun sequence genome. Proteins encoded here:
- the LOC135614993 gene encoding uncharacterized protein At3g49140-like isoform X1 encodes the protein MLTAMDSALAIGLRPRGGACPSPLPPRSLLSLVVGACRRCSWRGKRRLFGRGFRDLERSRTNMDGCFGSCPSHPLSARVRAAQGDADSPTSNSRRRYHPSEEIEELVPPVDGEERRLTDAETARTIVEVNSKATVIFTGFIDEEVDENIIWPYVPYLTDEYGDIYFEVNNEKEILQTLISDDKLVQVIIGLDNIEMLSEMEVLGPSDLDIEVEEISSDVGDVNDGYEEDAVAIIEDELDELLSSDNVSDWTNLETMQSCHPMYFAKKMEESVSNVDLDWMDQPPASIVIQGQLRPAFAEESINIKKLPYSGELDKDQSLHNGASFYKLEMINIQIVSSYGNQFEVKIQDFREARPDVLAHSATNIISHLKSGGEKVSQALKMLCMRQKGIHVEEAVVIGVDSLGFDLRVCSGRQVQTLRFSFATQATSEFSAERQLNDLLFPLLKQKQQRWQQAHQGIDS
- the LOC135614993 gene encoding uncharacterized protein At3g49140-like isoform X2 — encoded protein: MLTAMDSALAIGLRPRGGACPSPLPPRSLLSLVVGACRRCSWRGKRRLFGRGFRDLERSRTNMDGCFGSCPSHPLSARVRAAQGDADSPTSNSRRRYHPSEEIEELVPPVDGEERRLTDAETARTIVEVNSKATVIFTGFIDEEVDENIIWPYVPYLTDEYGDIYFEVNNEKEILQTLISDDKLVQVIIGLDNIEMLSEMEVLGPSDLDIEVEEISSDVGDVNDGYEEDAVAIIEDELDELLSSDNVSDWTNLETMQSCHPMYFAKKMEESVSNVDLDWMDQPPASIVIQGQLRPAFAEESINIKKLPYSGELDKDQSLHNGASFYKLEMINIQIVSSYGNQFEVKIQDFREARPDVLAHSATNIISHLKSGGEKVSQALKMLCMRQKGIHVEFRRLLSLVLTVLVST